The genomic stretch GTCTCATCGGTCCCAACTGCCCTGGAGTCGTCACACCTGGCACCGGCCCGAAGTCCACCGGCGGCTGCCGCATCGGCATCGCACCCGGCTACATCCACCGCAAGGGTTCGGTCGGCATCGTCTCGCGCTCCGGCACGCTCACCTACGAAGCCGTCTGGCAGATCACGTCTCGCGGCTACGGCCAGTCGACCTGCGTCGGCATCGGCGGCGACCCGGTCAACGGCACGTCGCACCTCGACGTGATCAAGGCCTTCAACGACGACCCCGAGACCGAAGCGATCATCATGATCGGCGAGATCGGTGGAACCGCCGAGGTGGAGGCCGCTCGCTGGATCAAGGCCAACGTGAAGAAGCCCGTTGCCGGTTTCATCGCCGGTGCGACCGCTCCCACCGGTCGCCGCATGGGCCACGCCGGCGCGATCGTCGGCGGCGCCGAAGACACGGCCGCCGCCAAGATCAAGGTGTTCCAAGAATGTGGCATCTCCGTCGCCGCCACGCCTTCCGACATGGCCGACGCGCTTCTGCGCGTGTGGAAGCCGTCGAAATAACCCGCATCAGCGAGCAAGCGCTCGCTTGACCATCTGCCGAACAAAGCCGCGCACACCGCGCGGCTTTTTTTCGTCGCCGATCCTCTGACCGCAGGCGGTCCCGTTCAGCGCACGACCTGCCGAAACGCTTCCAACAAGCGCCAACACAGCGCCGAGTCGCCTGCGAGGCGCGCCGGCGTGAGCGGTCGATTGAGCCAGTCGGAGTATCCCGGCATCGACCGCACTTCCTCCGAACCGAGGTCGCGAAACGCCATTGCCCACCCTTCGAACTGCCGGCTTTCTCGACGGCCTTCGTGCAGGACGAGCACGCCCGCGTGTCGCGGATCGAGCGCGATCCGATCGAAGAGGGCGCGCACCTTTGCTTCGTCGCCCTCGAGCACTTGGATGAAGTTGCCGTCTTGATACAGCAACATGCCGGAGATCCCTGCCCGCGAGTTGTTCGCCCGGCTCTTCTCCAGCAACGCCAGCAAGTCCGTACGCCCGAACCGAACAGTCGCCGAACTCGCGTAGACGATGAAGAAGACCGACATCGCGGACGTTTGTCTTTCGAGCCGCGCATCTCGGTCAACCAAATGCCGCATTGCATCGCGCCGACTTGCCAAGTTCGCGGACACTGCTTTCCTCGTTGGCACGGAAGACGCTCAAGCCCCCTCGTAGTCTTCCGATTTCTTCCCCATCATGATTCGCGCGAATTCCCTTTCGTCCTGTGACCGTCACTCCCGCGTGGAGGGCGTACAGGCGCGCGCGAACCGAAAACGACAGTAACCCCATCCGATGTCTCTTCGGTCTCCGTCGCCCGTGACACGCGGCGGAAACGAGAGTCTTCCGGGCTTTCTCTTGGAGCCAACAGCATGAGTCATTTGCACACCCGTATTCGTCCCCGTTTCGACAAGTCCGAACCCGCCGCCGACGGTTTCTCGCGCCCGCGCTTCGAGTGGCACGATCACGGACAATCGGTCGAGATCGAGGTGTTCGTCCCGGGTGTCGACGCAAACGGCATCGAGATGGTGGTCGAAGGTTCCGATCTGCAAATCGTCGCCCGTCGGCACATGCCCGTCCTGACCAATTGGCAACCCGCCAACCTCGGTGCCGCCCGCATGGACTACCGTCTGCGCGTGCCGTTGCCCTACGACCTCAGCCCACGACAGATTCGCGCCACGCTGGAGCACGGCGTGCTGCGCATCCATCTCTCGAAGTCCAACGGACGCCTTTCGAATCGCTTCGACGCCGCCTGAGCGGTCGACTCGAGGGCGTGCGTGCCACAGCCGTGGGGCGGGCTCGCGTGCCTACGTTCACCTAGGAGATTGTCACTCGCTTCCGGCGCGGTGCATCCTGCGCCGATCGTGGGCGTCGTCTCCTCCCTGCTTCCCATTTTCCTGCTCGTCGGTTTGGGCGCGGCCCTGACTGCGGGCGGGTTTCTCACGCCTTCGTTTCTACGCAGCCTCAACCGGCTCGCCTACTACGTCGGTATGCCGGGTTTGCTCTTCGTCAGCGTGAGTCGCGCCACCGCGCTCGATGCACGCCCACTGCTGTTGTCGGCGGTCGTGCTCGGCTCCTCGCTGTTCGCGCTCGTCCTCGCCTACCCGATCGCCCGACTCGTGCGCCTGCCGCGCACGTCCGTCGGCACGTTCGTCCAATCGGCGTTCCGGGGAAACCTCGCGTTCGTCGGCCTGCCGATCGTGTTGCACGTGTTCGCCCGACCGGGCGCGCCCGCTTCTCTCGAAGAGATCGTTCCCGTCGTGGCCATGGCGATCGCACCCGTGATGATCGCCTACAACGTGCTCGCGGTGGTCGTGCTGGTGACCAGTCACCAGAGGATCAATACTGAGAGTCTCCGTTTCATGGCACGGCAAGTGGCCACGAATCCCCTCGTGCTCGCGGTCGCAGCGGGACTCGTCGCCGCCGTCGCGGGTTTGCGCTTGCCCGGTCCGTTGGAAACAACCCTTCAGTCGCTGGGTGGTCTCGCCATCCCCGCCGCGCTCTTCGGCGTAGGCGGCACGATCGTCCTCGCGCCGCTGCGCGAACGCCTCGCCCCGGCCGCGGTCGCCGCCGCGATCAAGATCGTCGCCACACCGCTGTTCGCCCTCGGCCTCGCCGTCTTGTTCGGGCTCTCGCACTTGGACGCAGTCCTGGCCGTGATGCTCTGCACGACGCCGACGGCGGCCGCGTCGTTCATCATGTCGACGCAGATGCGCGGCGATCCCGCACTCGCCTCCAGCGCCATCGCCCTGAGCACGCTCGCCTCGGTCGGGAGCCTCGCGCTCGCACTCTCTTTCTTGCCCGGTTCCTGAGCGCCTGTCCAAACACTCGCGAGGCGGGAAACCGACGCCTGAGCGGTCGCGCCAAGTAATCGATTTACAGCATCCGACGGCGACGCCAGCGTGACGGATCCTCACTCGCATTTCCTCCATGGACGCTCTGCCCACCGTCGCCATCGCTTCCGACCACGCTGGTTTCGCCTACAAGACCGCGATCATCGAGCACCTGCGCAAGCAGGGCCGAGTCGTGCAGGATTTCGGCACGCACAGCGCCGAATCGTGCGATTATCCGGTCTTTATTCGTCCATGCGCGGAAGCCGTGGCGCGGGGGGAATACACGTACGGCATCGTGCTCGGCGGCTCCGGCAACGGCGAGGCTATCGTCGCCAACAAGGTCCGCGGCATCCGCTGCGCGCTCGTGTTCAGCGAAGACACTGCCCGCTGGGGTCGTGGCCACAACAACGCCAACTGCATGGCGATCGGCGAACGCACGGTCTCGGTCGAGCAGGCTCTCGCCTACGTCGACGTGTTTCTCGCCACTCCGTTCGACGGCGGTCGCCACCAGCGCCGCGTCCTCCAAATCGAGCCGGCCTGATCCGGACCTTGCGAACCGTGCGGCGTTGAAAACCGCACCGCGGTGTGGAATATGCGTGAGCGGTTGGCCGACCGCTCGTCCGTCGATCGCGGCTGTACCCGCGGATCGACACACAGTCACCTCCTCACGCCCATGAAGATCACCTACCTTTCCCACTCCTGCATCCACATCGAGACCGGCGAGCACAAGATCTTGATCGATCCCTTCCTCACCGGGAACTCCCGCGCACCGATCGCGGCGCACGAGGTCGCGTGCGACCACATTCTCGTCACTCACGGGCACGACGACCACGTCGGGGACACCGCCGACATCGCCCGCCGCACCGGCGCGACGATCGTCGCCAACTACGAGATCGCGACCCACTTCGAACGCCAAGGGCTCACGACCCACGGCATGTACCACGGCGGCAAGTGGGACTTTCCCTTCGGTCGCGTGAAGATGGTCGTCGCACACCACGGCTCGGGTTTCTCCGGCGGAGACGGACCGTTCGTCTACATGGGCAATCCCGCCGGCTTCGTCCTCACGATCGAGGGCAAGAACATCTACCACGCGGGGGACACGTGCGCGTTTCTCGACATGCAGTTGATCGCCCGCCTTTCGCCGCTCGATCTCGCGTTCCTGCCCATCGGCGACAACTTCACCATGGGCCTCGAAGAAGCCTCGATTGCGCTCGAATTCCTGCGTCCCAAGAAGGCAGTCCCGATCCACTACGACACTTGGGACGTGATCAAGTCCGACCCCGGCGAGTTCGTGCTGCGCTGTGCCGACGCGAACGTCGAAGGCATCGCCTTGGCCCCTGGCCAATCGATCGAACTGTAGTCCGCTTCGACGACCCGCCCGGCCCGGTTCGGACGCACGCGAGGCGGCGCTTTTTTTCTCGTGCCGCCACTCGCGCGACCGTTTCCTCGCAGGGCCGTTTCATGACGTTTCCCGAACCTCCCGAGCACCTGCGCCGCCGCCGTCTGGCACCTGCCGATCTTGCCGCCATCGAGGAGGCCCTTCTCGCCACCTACGGCTGGATGCACCTCTCGCGCTCCGCCGACAACCGCATCCTCGAACTCTTCCGCCAAGGCCGCATCAAGGGCACCGTGACCGGCGGGCAAGGCAACGAAACGCTCGCCGCCGCCCTCGGGCTCCTGCTCGACAAGTCCGTCGACGTGGTTTCGTGGACGCACCGCGATCTTTGCGGCCACCTGCTCTGGAGCGGTCACCTCGGCGACCACCTCTGCCAGTACCTCGCCAACTCCCGCAGCCCGACCAAGGGCCGAGAAGGCAACGTCCATCACGGCGACCCGGCCGCACGCAGTTACCCGATGATCAGCCATCTCGGAGCGATGCTCTCCAACGTCCTCGGCGGCACCGACTCGCAACGCCGCCTCGGCCACCCTGCGGTCGGCGTCGCTCTCTTCGGTGACGGCGGCAGCAGCACCGGCGACGTCCACGAATCACTCAATCTCGCCAGTGTGCTCGGCCTGCCCGTCCTCTTCGTGGTCGAGCACAACCACTACGCCTATTCCACGCCCATCCGGGAGCAGTTTCACGGCGACTCGCTGGTCACTCGCGCCGCCGGTTACGGCATCGAGGGCATACGGGTGAACGCCTGCGACACCGAAGAATCGCTCCGCGCGCTCGCCACCGCGATCGAAAAGGTCCGCACCACCTCCCGTCCGATGTTGGTCGAAGCTCGCACGTTGCGCCTGCGTGGCCACGCCGCCTACGACACGTGCGACTACCTGCCCGAAGGCCTCCAAGCCTCGTGGAACGCAGCCGACGGGCTTCCAGCCCTGCGCATGCGCCTCGTCGCCGCCGGAGCGGGCTCGCGTGTCGAGGCGATCGAGCAGGCCAATCTTCGTTTCCTCGAAGACACGCTCGCCCTCGCCTTGCGCGTGCCGGGGATCACGCCCGACGACTTCACCGCCGACGTCTGCGCCCCCACCCGCCTCGAACCCACGTGGCTCCCGGGCGGTGCGCCCGAGAAACTCACGATGGCGCAGGCGCTCCAGCGCGCCCACCTCAAGATCCTCACCGAGCGCCCCGAATCGCTCGTCCTCGGCCAAGACATCGCCGACTACGGTGGGCCGTTCAAAGTCACCGAGCACCTCCTCGAGAAGTTCGGTCGGTCCCGCGTGATCAACACCCCGCTCGCCGAGTCCTCCACGGTCGGGTACGCCACCGGGCTCGCCCTCAACGGCCACCGCCCGATCGTCGAATTCCAGTTCGCCGATTTCGCCACCGAAGCCTCCACTCAGATCCTCCTCAACGCCGGCACCTACCATTTCCGATCCGGTGCCAAGGTGCCGCTCGTGCTGCGCTTCCCATGCGGCGGCGGCCTCACCTTCGGCTCGTTCCACTCCCAAGATCTCGAGGCGATCTACCTCCACATGCCGGGGCTGAAGCTCCTCTACCCGAGCACCCCGCAAGACGCCTACAACGCGCTCCTCGCCGCCTACGAGGACGACAACCCCGTCCTCCTCTTCGAGCACAAGCGCCTCTACCGCATGCTCAAGGAGGACGTCGCCTTCGATCCCGATTACCGTTCGGTCTGGAAACCGCGCTTGGTACGCCAAGGCACCCACGGCACGATCGTCACCTACGGCGAGATGGTCCACCTCGTCGCCGAGGCGGTCGACTACCTCGCCGCGGAGTACGAATACTCGTTCGACGTGATCGACCTCCGCGCCCTCGCTCCGCTCGACCTCGATCCGGTCCGCGCGTCGCTCGCGCGCACGCACCGGCTCGCGGTGGTCCACGAGGGACGCCTCACCGGCGGCTTCGGTGCCGAGATCGTCGCCCGCCTCACCGGCGAACTCTTCCACGAACTCGACGCCGCACCCCTGCGCATCGCCTCCCTCGATTCGCCCGTCCCCTTCGCCCCCGAGTTGGAAGCCGTCTACCGGCCGACGCGCGACCGCATCGTCGACAACCTCGTCCGTTGGCTCGAATGAACCCGCACACGTCCAAACCTCCCCTCGACCCCGCTCGCTGGGCGCACATCCGGCTCTTCGCCATGGACGTCGACGGCATCCTCACCGACGGCACCGTCTACATTTCCTCCGACGGCACGGAATCGAAGGCCTTCTCCGTCCTCGATGGCCTCGGTATCGCCCGCGTCCGCGACGCCGGTATCGCGCTCGCGTGGATCTCCGGCCGTTACTCCGGAGCAACCACGCGCCGCGCCGAAGAGCTCGCCATCCGCCACCTCGTCCAAGGCCGCAAGGACAAGGAAAACGCCCTCCGCGACCTCGCCACACACCTCGGTCTCTCCGCAGACCAAGTCTGTTACATGGGCGACGACGACATCGACGCACCCGCCCTCCGCTGGGCCGCCATCGGCGTGAGCGTTCCGACCGCCATGCCCGAGGCGCTCGAAGCCGCCGACTACGTCACCACGCTGCCGGCCGGCCGCGGTGCAGTCCGGGAAATTTGCAACCACCTCCTGCGCACCCGATCCGCTTCGGCCGTGTCGTAGACGTCCATGAAGGTCCGCTCCCTCGCCTCGCTTCTCGGTCTCGGACTCGTCGGCGCATCCGCCGCCGCGCAGTTCTTCTCCACCGAACCCATCGTCGATTTCCGCCTCCCCATGTTCAACGACGAGGGCTGGCGCACGTGGGAAGTCCGCGGGAGCGAAGGCCGCTACATCGACGAAAACCGCGTCGAGATCACGTCCCTCGACCTCCGTCTCCTCTCCGGCGACGCCTCCGCCACTGTCGAGACCGCCATCACGAGCCCGCTCGCCGTCGTCCATCCCAAGGACCGCACCGTCACGGGTCCCGGCGCACTCCGCGCCACCGGCCAAGGCTTCCGCCTCTACGGTGAAGACTGGCTCTACGAACACGACTCCAAGACCGTCACCGTCCGCAAAGCCGTCGTCCTCACGCTCGACGGCACCGTCGGAGACATCCTCAAATGAGCCCACTCACCCGCGCTCTCGCGCTGCTCGGACTGTTCGCCTACGTCTCACCGGCCGTTCGTGTCGTTCACGCCCAAGTCGGCGTCACCACGCCCTCCGAGACGATCATCACCAGTGAAGGCCCGCTCCAGATGCGCAACGACGGCGTCGAGGCCTACTTCGTCATGACCGACAAGGTCCGCCTCGTCGGCACGAACCTCGAGGTCACCTGCGACAAACTCGAGGTGTTCGCCGAAACCAAGAAGGACGAAGGCGCCTCCGCCGACGCGAAAGGCTTCGGCGGCATCGGCGGCATCCGCCGCATCCTAGCCACCGGCAACGTCGTCATCGTCCAAGAAGGCCGTCGCGCCACCGCCGGTCGCGCCGAGGTCCTCCCCCTCGAGGACAAGATCGAACTCACCGAAAACCCCGCCGTCACCGATCCGCAAGGCACGATGGAAGGCTCCCGCATCGAGATCTTCCGCGGCGAACAAAACGCCGTCGTCCACGACCCGAAGGTCCTCCTCCGCGCGCTCCCCAATCTCGGTTTCCCGCGGCAGCCGGGCGACCCCGCACCTTCGTCCACGCCTTCGACCGACACCTCCGCCGACACACCGCCCGCCCAGCAACCGCCTCCTCCCTCCGCGCCGTGAACGCGCCCGCCGCAGACACTCCCCCGACCGCCTCCGCGGAAGGCGCGCGCCCTGCGCTCACGATTCAGACGCGCGATCTCGCCAAGACCTACGCCAAACGCCCCGTCGTCAAAGGCGTCAACCTTCGCGTCGCCTCCGGAGAAGTGGTCGGCCTGTTGGGCCCCAACGGCGCCGGCAAGACGACCACGTTCTACATGATCGTCGGCCTCGTCCCCGCCACCGCGGGCGACGTCCTTCTCGACGACCAGCCCATCACCCGCCTGCGCATGCACCAACGCGCGCGCATGGGCCTCGGCTACCTCCCGCAAGAAGCCAGCATCTTCCGCAAACTCTCCGTCGAAGAAAACGTCCGCGCCATCGCCGAAACGCTCCCGCTCGCCAAGACGCAGCGCAACGAACTCGTGGCCCGGCAGCTCGAGGAACTCGGCCTCACCCACCTCGCGAAGCAAAAGGCCTACACACTCTCCGGCGGCGAGCGTCGACGCCTCGAGATCGCCCGCGCCCTCGTCACCGACCCTGCGTTCCTGCTCATGGACGAGCCCTTCAGCGGCGTCGACCCCATCTCCGTCGCCGAAGTCCAGCGCATCGTCCTCTCGCTCAAGGCCCGCGGTATCGGGATTCTCATTACGGATCACAACGTCCGCGAGACGCTCCGCATCGTCGACCGCGCCTACCTCATCCACGACGGGCGCGTCCTCTCCGAAGGCACCAGCGACTTCCTCATCAACGATCCCCAGAGCCGCAAGTTCTACCTCGGCGAAAACTTCAACCTCTGATCCACCCTCGGCCACCCCACGCCGCACCGCCGCCATGCCCACCCCGAAACGTCGCCAGACCGCCGGCATCACCGTCGAACACTTCTTCGAGGCTCATCGCGACAAGCTCCGGCTCGAACTCATCGCCGGCGCCAAAGGCATGCGCCGCATCATCCGCGAAGGCAGCGTCAACCGCCTCGCCCTCGCCCTCAGCGGCTTCTTCCGTTACTTCGCCTACAAGCGCCTCCAAGTCATGGGCGCGGCGGAGATGAACTACCTCAAGACGCTCACCGCCAGCCGCCAAGAATACATCTTCACCGAACTCGCCCGCCGTCGCATCCCCTGCCTCGTCCTCTCGCGCAACTACCAAGGCACACCCGCCATGCTCCGCGTCGCCGAGCGTGCGAACCTCCCCGTGTTCCGCACGCCGCTCATCACGATGAACTTCATCAACGTGGCGACCCTCAGCATCGACAACGAGTTCGCCCCCTCCACCACCGAGCACGGCACGATGCTCGACATCAAAGGCATCGGCGTGCTCATCCGCGGCGACAGCGGCGTCGGCAAGAGCGAGTGCGCCCTCGCCCTCATCGAGCGCGGACACAGCCTCGTCGCCGACGATCTCACCCGCATCCGCCTCCTCGACGAACGCGAACTCATCGCCTCCAGCCCCGACCTCAACCGCGGCCACATGGAGTGCCGCGGCATCGGCATCATCAACGTCGGCGAGATGTTCGGCATCCGCTCCGTCCGCCGCGAGAAACGCATCGACATGGTCGTCACCCTCCGGGAGTTCGGTGCCGACGCCGTGGAGGAGCGCACCGGCCTCGACGAAGGCACTTTCGACATCCTCGGCCAGCGTCTCCCCCACGTGGAACTCTTCGTCCGACCCGGCCGCGACATCGCTCGCCTCGTCGAGGTCGCCTCCCTCGTCCAAGCCCTCAAGAAGATGGGCCACGACCCCGCCAAGGAGTTCAACGACCGCCTCATCGCCTACA from Opitutales bacterium ASA1 encodes the following:
- the kdsC gene encoding 3-deoxy-manno-octulosonate-8-phosphatase KdsC — its product is MNPHTSKPPLDPARWAHIRLFAMDVDGILTDGTVYISSDGTESKAFSVLDGLGIARVRDAGIALAWISGRYSGATTRRAEELAIRHLVQGRKDKENALRDLATHLGLSADQVCYMGDDDIDAPALRWAAIGVSVPTAMPEALEAADYVTTLPAGRGAVREICNHLLRTRSASAVS
- the lptB gene encoding LPS export ABC transporter ATP-binding protein, which gives rise to MNAPAADTPPTASAEGARPALTIQTRDLAKTYAKRPVVKGVNLRVASGEVVGLLGPNGAGKTTTFYMIVGLVPATAGDVLLDDQPITRLRMHQRARMGLGYLPQEASIFRKLSVEENVRAIAETLPLAKTQRNELVARQLEELGLTHLAKQKAYTLSGGERRRLEIARALVTDPAFLLMDEPFSGVDPISVAEVQRIVLSLKARGIGILITDHNVRETLRIVDRAYLIHDGRVLSEGTSDFLINDPQSRKFYLGENFNL
- a CDS encoding dehydrogenase E1 component subunit alpha/beta; the encoded protein is MTFPEPPEHLRRRRLAPADLAAIEEALLATYGWMHLSRSADNRILELFRQGRIKGTVTGGQGNETLAAALGLLLDKSVDVVSWTHRDLCGHLLWSGHLGDHLCQYLANSRSPTKGREGNVHHGDPAARSYPMISHLGAMLSNVLGGTDSQRRLGHPAVGVALFGDGGSSTGDVHESLNLASVLGLPVLFVVEHNHYAYSTPIREQFHGDSLVTRAAGYGIEGIRVNACDTEESLRALATAIEKVRTTSRPMLVEARTLRLRGHAAYDTCDYLPEGLQASWNAADGLPALRMRLVAAGAGSRVEAIEQANLRFLEDTLALALRVPGITPDDFTADVCAPTRLEPTWLPGGAPEKLTMAQALQRAHLKILTERPESLVLGQDIADYGGPFKVTEHLLEKFGRSRVINTPLAESSTVGYATGLALNGHRPIVEFQFADFATEASTQILLNAGTYHFRSGAKVPLVLRFPCGGGLTFGSFHSQDLEAIYLHMPGLKLLYPSTPQDAYNALLAAYEDDNPVLLFEHKRLYRMLKEDVAFDPDYRSVWKPRLVRQGTHGTIVTYGEMVHLVAEAVDYLAAEYEYSFDVIDLRALAPLDLDPVRASLARTHRLAVVHEGRLTGGFGAEIVARLTGELFHELDAAPLRIASLDSPVPFAPELEAVYRPTRDRIVDNLVRWLE
- a CDS encoding AEC family transporter, which translates into the protein MSLASGAVHPAPIVGVVSSLLPIFLLVGLGAALTAGGFLTPSFLRSLNRLAYYVGMPGLLFVSVSRATALDARPLLLSAVVLGSSLFALVLAYPIARLVRLPRTSVGTFVQSAFRGNLAFVGLPIVLHVFARPGAPASLEEIVPVVAMAIAPVMIAYNVLAVVVLVTSHQRINTESLRFMARQVATNPLVLAVAAGLVAAVAGLRLPGPLETTLQSLGGLAIPAALFGVGGTIVLAPLRERLAPAAVAAAIKIVATPLFALGLAVLFGLSHLDAVLAVMLCTTPTAAASFIMSTQMRGDPALASSAIALSTLASVGSLALALSFLPGS
- a CDS encoding metal-dependent hydrolase; this translates as MRERLADRSSVDRGCTRGSTHSHLLTPMKITYLSHSCIHIETGEHKILIDPFLTGNSRAPIAAHEVACDHILVTHGHDDHVGDTADIARRTGATIVANYEIATHFERQGLTTHGMYHGGKWDFPFGRVKMVVAHHGSGFSGGDGPFVYMGNPAGFVLTIEGKNIYHAGDTCAFLDMQLIARLSPLDLAFLPIGDNFTMGLEEASIALEFLRPKKAVPIHYDTWDVIKSDPGEFVLRCADANVEGIALAPGQSIEL
- the sucD gene encoding succinate--CoA ligase subunit alpha: MAIFVKEDTRIVIQGITGSFGARHTQLSIDYGSQVVAGVTPGKGGQFFEHAGKKVPIFDTVADAVKQTGAQAAAVFVPPPFAADAILEGVDADLDLVVAITEGIPVRDMVRVKRAMGGRRTRLIGPNCPGVVTPGTGPKSTGGCRIGIAPGYIHRKGSVGIVSRSGTLTYEAVWQITSRGYGQSTCVGIGGDPVNGTSHLDVIKAFNDDPETEAIIMIGEIGGTAEVEAARWIKANVKKPVAGFIAGATAPTGRRMGHAGAIVGGAEDTAAAKIKVFQECGISVAATPSDMADALLRVWKPSK
- the rpiB gene encoding ribose 5-phosphate isomerase B, which gives rise to MDALPTVAIASDHAGFAYKTAIIEHLRKQGRVVQDFGTHSAESCDYPVFIRPCAEAVARGEYTYGIVLGGSGNGEAIVANKVRGIRCALVFSEDTARWGRGHNNANCMAIGERTVSVEQALAYVDVFLATPFDGGRHQRRVLQIEPA
- a CDS encoding BLUF domain-containing protein — translated: MSVFFIVYASSATVRFGRTDLLALLEKSRANNSRAGISGMLLYQDGNFIQVLEGDEAKVRALFDRIALDPRHAGVLVLHEGRRESRQFEGWAMAFRDLGSEEVRSMPGYSDWLNRPLTPARLAGDSALCWRLLEAFRQVVR
- the hprK gene encoding HPr(Ser) kinase/phosphatase, with translation MPTPKRRQTAGITVEHFFEAHRDKLRLELIAGAKGMRRIIREGSVNRLALALSGFFRYFAYKRLQVMGAAEMNYLKTLTASRQEYIFTELARRRIPCLVLSRNYQGTPAMLRVAERANLPVFRTPLITMNFINVATLSIDNEFAPSTTEHGTMLDIKGIGVLIRGDSGVGKSECALALIERGHSLVADDLTRIRLLDERELIASSPDLNRGHMECRGIGIINVGEMFGIRSVRREKRIDMVVTLREFGADAVEERTGLDEGTFDILGQRLPHVELFVRPGRDIARLVEVASLVQALKKMGHDPAKEFNDRLIAYMAEQEK